One window of the Vigna radiata var. radiata cultivar VC1973A chromosome 1, Vradiata_ver6, whole genome shotgun sequence genome contains the following:
- the LOC106766400 gene encoding probable pectinesterase 53 produces MSNLHYLFIFLAVVLVFLQNPSRVHCHTKGIRPRRSAGKGLLTNMTRVQYSEEQFMKWVNFVGSLKHSVFKAAKNKLVASYTLHVDKNPSAGDFTSIQEAIDSLPFVNLVRVLIKVHAGVYTEKVNIPAFKSYITIEGDGADETIVKWSDTAQTPGSNGRPLGTYGSATFAVNSPYFIAKNITFQNTTPVPAPGAIGKQAVALRISADTAAFVGCKFLGAQDTLYDHVGRHYYKDCYIEGSVDFIFGNSLSLFEGCHVHAIAQSTGAVTAQGRSSMLEDTGFSFVNCKVTGSGALYLGRAWGPFSRVVFAYTYMDNIIIPKGWYNWGDPNRETTVFYGQYKCTGPGASFAGRVSWSRELTDEEATPFLSLSFIDGTEWIQL; encoded by the exons ATGTCAAACTTGCATTACTTGTTCATCTTTTTAGCAGTTGTTCTTGTTTTTCTGCAAAATCCCAGTAGAGTACATTGCCATACCAAGGGAATTAGACCAAGACGTTCTGCGGGTAAAGGGTTATTGACCAACATGACTAGAGTGCAGTATTCTGAAGAGCAATTCATGAAATGGGTGAACTTTGTTGGTTCCCTCAAACACTCAGTTTTTAAGGCAGCCAAAAATAAGCTTGTGGCTTCCTACACTTTGCACGTTGATAAGAATCCTAGTGCTGGAGATTTTACCTCAATTCAAGAAGCCATCGATTCCCTTCCATTCGTCAATCTTGTGAGAGTGCTCATAAAAGTCCATGCAGGTGTCTACAC GGAGAAGGTTAACATTCCTGCTTTCAAATCCTACATAACAATAGAGGGAGATGGTGCAGATGAAACCATTGTTAAATGGAGTGACACTGCTCAAACACCTGGTTCAAATGGGAGGCCACTAGGAACCTATGGTTCAGCAACTTTTGCTGTGAATTCGCCTTATTTCATTGCCAAGAACATCACATTccaa AACACAACTCCTGTTCCTGCACCAGGAGCAATCGGAAAGCAAGCGGTAGCATTAAGGATTTCAGCAGACACAGCAGCATTCGTAGGCTGCAAATTCTTAGGAGCACAAGACACACTCTATGATCATGTGGGCAGACATTACTATAAAGATTGTTACATTGAAGGCTCTGTTGATTTCATATTCGGCAACTCTCTCTCACTATTTGAG GGATGTCACGTGCATGCGATAGCACAGAGCACGGGGGCAGTAACAGCTCAAGGAAGGAGTAGTATGTTGGAGGACACAGGGTTCTCATTTGTGAACTGTAAGGTCACGGGATCAGGGGCACTATACCTTGGAAGGGCATGGGGACCCTTTTCTCGCGTGGTCTTTGCATACACGTATATGGACAACATCATCATTCCCAAAGGCTGGTATAACTGGGGTGACCCTAACCGTGAAAC aACTGTTTTCTATGGGCAGTACAAGTGCACAGGACCTGGTGCAAGTTTTGCAGGGAGAGTTTCATGGTCAAGAGAACTCACTGATGAGGAAGCTACACCTTTTCTGTCACTTAGCTTTATTGATGGGACTGAATGGATCCAACTGTAG
- the LOC106767161 gene encoding protein IQ-DOMAIN 14, translated as MGRVTRWMKSLFGISGEKEKKQNIMESGFSESTCNSRVLCHNPGTIPPNISQAEAAWLQSFYTEKDKNKHAIAVAAATAAAADAAVAAAQAAVAVVRLTSQGRGGTVFGVGPEIWAAIKIQAVFRGYLARKALRALKGLVKLQALVRGYLVRKQATATLHSMQALIRAQARIRSHQSRRLMSTKNEAFRSQSRARRSVERFDDTRSEYGVPIHNRRASSSFDATLNINNSVDGSPKIVEVDTFRPKSRSRRTISDFGDEPSLQALSSPFFPISYRGTPTGWSIPDQRNFQDSEWGLTGEECRFSTAQSTPRFFTNPCSCDSVVPMTPQSVCPDDNLFLRQYGKFPNYMASTQSFKAKLRSHSAPKQRPEPSPRKRLSLNEMMESRNSLSGVRMQRSCSKAQEVINFKNAVMGKLQKSTESVRETDRNYFHQRGW; from the exons ATGGGGAGAGTCACGAGATGGATGAAGAGTTTGTTTGGAATTTcaggagagaaagagaagaaacaaaacatCATGGAATCTGGTTTTTCTGAGAGTACTTGTAATTCAAGAGTTTTGTGTCACAATCCAGGAACTATACCTCCCAACATTTCTCAAGCTGAGGCAGCTTGGTTGCAGTCATTCTACACAGAGAAGGACAAAAACAAGCACGCCATTGCGGTTGCTGCGGCAACCGCAGCTGCGGCTGATGCTGCTGTGGCGGCAGCACAGGCCGCCGTGGCAGTTGTTAGGCTCACAAGCCAAGGAAGGGGTGGCACCGTGTTTGGCGTTGGACCTGAGATATGGGCTGCTATCAAGATTCAAGCAGTGTTCAGAGGATACCTG GCAAGGAAGGCACTGAGGGCATTAAAAGGATTGGTGAAGTTGCAGGCACTTGTCAGAGGGTATTTAGTGAGGAAGCAAGCAACAGCAACACTGCATAGTATGCAGGCTCTTATTAGAGCTCAAGCTAGAATACGGTCCCACCAATCTCGCAGGCTCATGAGTACGAAGAATGAAGCATTTAGATCTCAAAGTAGAGCAAGAAGATCCGTG GAGAGGTTTGATGATACTAGGAGTGAGTATGGAGTTCCAATCCACAACAGAAGAGCATCATCTTCTTTTGATGCTACACTTAACATCAACAACAGTGTTGATGGGAGCCCCAAAATAGTGGAAGTAGACACTTTCAGGCCTAAGTCAAGATCAAGAAGAACAATATCAGATTTTGGTGATGAGCCATCACTTCAGGCACTTTCCTCACCCTTCTTTCCAATTTCATATAGAGGTACCCCTACAGGTTGGTCCATACCAGATCAAAGGAATTTTCAGGACTCTGAATGGGGGTTAACAGGAGAAGAATGTCGGTTCTCTACAGCACAAAGCACTCCACGCTTCTTCACAAATCCTTGTAGTTGTGACTCCGTTGTACCTATGACACCACAAAGTGTGTGTCCTGATGATAACTTGTTCCTAAGGCAATATGGGAAATTTCCAAACTACATGGCTAGTACTCAGTCTTTTAAGGCCAAGTTGAGGTCTCATAGTGCTCCAAAGCAACGACCTGAACCAAGTCCAAGGAAAAGGCTCTCCCTCAATGAAATGATGGAGTCTAGGAATAGCTTGAGTGGTGTTAGAATGCAGAGGTCTTGCTCAAAGGCTCAAGAAGTCATTAATTTCAAGAATGCTGTGATGGGAAAGCTTCAGAAATCCACAGAATCTGTTAGGGAAACAGATAGAAACTATTTCCACCAGAGAGGATGGTGA
- the LOC106766673 gene encoding protein DETOXIFICATION 51-like, translating into MLESNTEYNDTEKQTEGFSTRSTMWDFIREAKSLWEVAFPTALTALIFYARSMVSMLFLGHLGDTELAAGSLAIAFANITGYSVLSGLSLGMEPLCSQAFGAKRPKLLSLTLQRCVLFLICCSIPISLLWLNMSKIFLLLRQDIKITKMAQNYLVFLLPDLVTNSFLHPIRVYLRAQNVTQPVTLASLCGTLLHVAFNFLLVRHGMAGVAAASAASSFSILGLLLLYVWISGVHLDTWSAPSRECFTGWEPLLRLAAPSCVSVCLEWWWYEIMILLCGLLVEPTASVAAMGILIQTTSLIYVFPSSLGLAVSTRVGNELGANRAPRARMSAVVAVFFAAVMGFSAVIFASSMRRQWGRMFTLDEGILQLTAAALPILGLCELGNCPQTVGCGVVRGTARPNVAANVNLGAFYLVGMPVAVGLAFWLEVGFCGLWLGLLSAQVCCAGLMLYTIGTTDWEYQACRAQLLTAVDDSANGSDGQKEPLIGVVDT; encoded by the coding sequence ATGTTGGAATCCAACACAGAGTACAATGATACGGAAAAGCAGACAGAAGGGTTTAGCACACGTTCCACAATGTGGGACTTCATTCGAGAAGCCAAATCTCTGTGGGAGGTCGCATTTCCGACAGCTCTCACTGCTCTCATTTTCTACGCGCGTTCCATGGTCTCCATGTTGTTCCTCGGACACCTAGGAGACACCGAACTGGCGGCAGGTTCTTTGGCCATAGCCTTCGCCAACATCACCGGTTACTCGGTTCTCTCGGGACTCTCCCTAGGGATGGAACCCCTATGCTCCCAAGCCTTCGGAGCAAAGCGTCCCAAGCTTCTCTCTCTCACGCTCCAACGCTGCGTTCTCTTCTTGATATGTTGCTCAATCCCCATTTCGCTCTTGTGGCTCAACATGTCCAAAATCTTCCTCTTACTACGCCAAgacatcaaaatcacaaaaatggCGCAAAACTACCTTGTATTCCTCCTCCCCGACCTCGTCACCAACTCCTTCCTCCACCCAATCAGAGTCTACCTTCGAGCGCAGAACGTCACCCAACCGGTCACGTTAGCTTCCCTCTGCGGCACGCTCCTGCACGTCGCCTTCAACTTCCTTCTCGTCAGACACGGTATGGCCGGAGTCGCCGCCGCTTCCGCCGCCTCCAGCTTTTCGATTCTGGGACTGTTGCTCCTCTATGTGTGGATAAGTGGGGTCCACCTAGACACGTGGAGTGCGCCGAGCCGTGAGTGTTTCACAGGCTGGGAGCCGCTGCTTCGGCTGGCTGCACCGAGCTGCGTGTCCGTTTGTTTGGAGTGGTGGTGGTATGAGATCATGATCTTGTTATGCGGACTCCTTGTGGAGCCCACTGCCAGCGTGGCCGCTATGGGGATTCTAATCCAAACGACGTCGTTGATTTACGTCTTTCCTTCGTCCCTGGGGTTGGCAGTGTCAACGCGCGTGGGGAACGAGCTTGGCGCGAACCGGGCTCCACGCGCCAGGATGTCGGCTGTGGTGGCGGTGTTTTTCGCCGCTGTGATGGGTTTTTCGGCGGTGATCTTCGCCTCGTCGATGAGGCGGCAGTGGGGGAGGATGTTCACTTTAGACGAGGGGATTCTGCAGCTGACGGCTGCGGCGCTGCCGATCTTGGGACTGTGCGAGCTTGGAAACTGTCCGCAGACGGTGGGGTGCGGGGTGGTTCGGGGGACGGCGCGGCCGAACGTGGCGGCGAACGTGAACCTCGGCGCCTTTTATCTGGTCGGGATGCCCGTGGCCGTTGGGCTTGCGTTCTGGCTAGAGGTTGGGTTCTGTGGGCTCTGGCTGGGCCTGCTGTCGGCCCAGGTTTGTTGTGCGGGCCTGATGTTGTATACGATTGGGACCACCGATTGGGAGTACCAGGCCTGCCGGGCCCAGCTGTTGACTGCCGTTGATGACTCCGCGAACGGATCGGACGGGCAGAAAGAACCGTTGATTGGCGTGGTGGACACTTGA
- the LOC106775279 gene encoding hexokinase-1 has protein sequence MGKVAVGVAVVCAAAACAAAALVVRRRMRSSGKWGRAVAMVREFEKQCGTPIAKLRQVADAMDVEMHAGLASEGGSKLKMLITFVDNLPSGDEKGLFYALDLGGTNFRTLRVHLGGKENGVVNLESEEVSIPPHLMTGCSHELFDFIAEKLAKFVSSEPEEFHPAPGRQRELGFTFSFPVRQTSISSGTLIKWTKGFNIEDAVGEDVVGELTKSFEKIGLDMRVAALVNDTVGTVARARFNNPNVVAGVILGTGTNAAYVESAHAIPKWQGLLPKSGEMVINMEWGNFRSSHLPLTPYDQDLDLESLNPGEQIFEKIISGMYLGDIVRRVLLRMAEEADFFGDTVPPKLKIPFIIRTPDMSAMHHDASSDLNVVGTKLKDLLKINNTSLQMRKLVVELCDIVATRGARLSAAGIFGILKKIGRDTAKGGEKQKSVIALDGGLFEHYTEFRSSLESTLKELLGDEAADTVGVEHSNDGSGIGAALLAASNSQYLGVQDF, from the exons ATGGGGAAAGTTGCGGTAGGAGTGGCAGTCGTTTGCGCAGCGGCGGCGTGTGCGGCGGCGGCGTTGGTGGTGCGCCGCCGAATGAGGAGCTCCGGAAAGTGGGGTCGCGCGGTGGCCATGGTGAGGGAGTTTGAGAAGCAGTGTGGGACCCCAATTGCGAAGCTGAGACAGGTTGCTGATGCCATGGACGTTGAGATGCACGCGGGTCTTGCTTCTGAAGGTGGCAGCAAGCTCAAGATGTTGATTACCTTTGTCGATAATCTCCCTTCTGG GGATGAGAAAGGACTCTTTTATGCGTTAGACCTTGGTGGCACAAACTTCAGAACCCTTCGGGTGCATTTAGGTGGGAAAGAGAATGGTGTTGTCAACCTAGAGTCTGAAGAAGTTTCCATTCCTCCTCATTTGATGACTGGTTGCTCACAT gaattgtttgattttatagcAGAAAAACTTGCAAAGTTTGTTAGTTCTGAGCCTGAAGAGTTTCACCCTGCCCCTGGTAGACAAAGGGAACTGGGTTTTACCTTCTCGTTTCCAGTGAGGCAAACATCAATTTCATCTGGAACTCTAATAAAGTGGACCAAGGGTTTCAATATTGAGGATGCG GTTGGAGAAGATGTGGTGGGTGAATTAACCAAATCCTTCGAAAAAATTGGTCTGGATATGCGTGTTGCAGCTCTA GTTAATGACACAGTTGGAACAGTAGCTAGAGCAAGATTCAACAATCCGAATGTTGTTGCTGGAGTAATTCTTGGTACTGGGACAAATGCAGCTTATGTAGAGTCTGCACATGCAATTCCAAAATGGCAAGGTCTTCTACCAAAGTCAGGAGAGATG GTTATAAACATGGAGTGGGGTAATTTCCGTTCCTCTCATCTTCCTCTAACTCCATATGATCAAGATCTAGATTTGGAGAGCTTAAACCCTGGAGAACAG ATTTTTGAAAAGATAATTTCTGGTATGTATTTGGGTGACATTGTAAGGAGAGTTTTGTTGAGGATGGCTGAAGAAGCTGACTTCTTTGGAGATACTGTTCctccaaaattgaaaattcctTTCATAATTAG GACACCTGACATGTCTGCAATGCATCATGATGCATCTTCAGATCTGAATGTGGTTGGAACCAAATTGAAGGATCTATTAAAG ATCAATAACACATCCCTTCAAATGAGGAAGCTTGTTGTTGAACTCTGTGATATCGTTGCTACTCGGGGAGCGCGCCTTTCTGCAGCTGGTATCTTTGGCATTCTGAAGAAAATAGGAAGAGACACAGCAAAGGGTGGGGAGAAACAGAAATCAGTAATAGCACTGGATGGAGGATTGTTTGAACACTATACTGAATTCAGAAGTTCCTTGGAGAGTACACTAAAGGAGTTGTTGGGAGATGAGGCAGCTGATACAGTTGGTGTTGAGCATTCTAATGATGGCTCTGGAATTGGAGCAGCCCTCTTGGCAGCTTCTAATTCTCAGTATTTGGGAGTGCAAGACTTTTGA